From the genome of Arvicola amphibius chromosome 9, mArvAmp1.2, whole genome shotgun sequence, one region includes:
- the Pou3f3 gene encoding POU domain, class 3, transcription factor 3: MATAASNPYLPGNSLLTAGSIVHSDAAGAGGGGGGGGGGGGAGGGGGGMQPGSAAVTSGAYRGDPSSVKMVQSDFMQGAMAASNGGHMLSHAHQWVTALPHAAAAAAAAAAAAVEASSPWSGSAVGMAGSPQQPPQPPPPPPQGPDVKGGAGREDLHAGTALHHRGPPHLGPPPPPPHQGHPGGWGAAAAAAAAAAAAAAAAHLPSMAGGQQPPPQSLLYSQPGGFTVNGMLSAPPGPGGGGGGAGGGAQSLVHPGLVRGDTPELAEHHHHHHHHAHPHPPHPHHAQGPPHHGGGGAGPGLNSHDPHSDEDTPTSDDLEQFAKQFKQRRIKLGFTQADVGLALGTLYGNVFSQTTICRFEALQLSFKNMCKLKPLLNKWLEEADSSTGSPTSIDKIAAQGRKRKKRTSIEVSVKGALESHFLKCPKPSAQEITNLADSLQLEKEVVRVWFCNRRQKEKRMTPPGIQQQTPDDVYSQVGTVSADTPPPHHGLQTSVQ; encoded by the coding sequence ATGGCCACGGCGGCTTCTAACCCCTACCTGCCGGGGAACAGCCTGCTCACGGCCGGCTCCATTGTGCACTCGGACGCTGCCGGGGCGGGCGGTGGCGGAGggggcggtggcggcggcggcggggcggGGGGCGGCGGCGGTGGCATGCAGCCCGGGAGCGCCGCTGTGACCTCCGGTGCCTACCGGGGGGACCCGTCCTCGGTCAAGATGGTCCAGAGCGACTTCATGCAGGGGGCCATGGCTGCCAGCAACGGCGGCCATATGCTGAGCCACGCGCACCAGTGGGTCACCGCCCTGCCCcacgctgctgccgccgccgccgctgccgccgccgccgccgtggAAGCCAGCTCGCCGTGGTCGGGCAGCGCGGTGGGCATGGCCGGCAGCCCACAGCAGCCTCCAcagccgccaccgccgccgccacaGGGCCCCGACGTGAAGGGTGGCGCTGGACGCGAAGACCTGCACGCCGGCACCGCGCTGCACCACCGCGGGCCTCCGCACCTCGGGCCCCCGCCGCCACCCCCTCACCAGGGCCACCCTGGGGGCTGgggggccgccgccgccgccgccgctgccgccgcggcagcagcagcagccgctcACCTCCCGTCCATGGCGGGCGGCCAGCAGCCGCCGCCGCAGAGTCTACTCTACTCCCAGCCCGGAGGCTTCACGGTGAACGGCATGCTGAGCGCGCCCCCGGgtcccggcggcggcggcggaggcgcGGGTGGTGGAGCCCAGAGTCTGGTTCACCCGGGGCTGGTGCGCGGGGACACGCCCGAGCTGGCGgagcatcaccaccatcatcaccaccacgcTCACCCGCACCCGCCGCATCCTCACCACGCGCAGGGACCCCCGCAtcacggcggcggcggcgcggggcCGGGACTCAACAGCCACGACCCGCACTCGGACGAGGACACGCCGACGTCTGACGACCTGGAGCAGTTCGCCAAGCAGTTCAAGCAGCGGCGCATCAAGCTGGGCTTCACCCAGGCCGACGTGGGACTGGCTCTGGGCACGCTCTACGGCAACGTGTTCTCGCAGACCACCATCTGCCGCTTCGAGGCCCTGCAGCTCAGTTTCAAGAACATGTGCAAGCTCAAGCCACTGCTGAACAAGTGGCTGGAGGAGGCGGACTCGAGCACCGGCAGCCCCACGAGCATCGACAAGATCGCGGCCCAGGGCCGCAAGCGCAAGAAGCGGACCTCCATCGAGGTGAGCGTCAAAGGCGCGCTCGAGAGCCACTTCCTCAAGTGCCCTAAACCCTCGGCCCAGGAAATCACCAACCTGGCCGATAGCCTGCAGCTGGAAAAGGAGGTCGTGCGGGTCTGGTTTTGCAACCGGCGCCAAAAAGAGAAACGAATGACACCCCCGGGCATCCAGCAGCAGACGCCGGACGATGTCTACTCGCAGGTGGGTACCGTGAGCGCTGACACACCGCCACCGCACCACGGGCTGCAGACCAGCGTGCAGTGA